A stretch of the Myripristis murdjan chromosome 24, fMyrMur1.1, whole genome shotgun sequence genome encodes the following:
- the rnf8 gene encoding E3 ubiquitin-protein ligase rnf8 isoform X1 yields MDSVTSSAAEEDECANTEAWCLMRVGRNSDWLLLLDNTEITIGRGLDVTYQLLSPSCPLMISRLHCVFKQMEDGQWTVTDRKSLNGVSVNGKRIPAEAVHRLRLGDSVQLGVPIIGTKVEYEYLLVQRPLKDIKPFLAKVHSSDAKTALISKKTKRKFNMDEVEPSTSSKPKLYRCSSSDKSFAQPCPPVQHQQRPSTSQPEETGSSAEVQAADPPSHSLSCPSDLDNLQMYSQNILMLRERVDDTRRRVESLEGQPQQGDPLKVEQVRELQSQLETLRAKMHRMETLERSFSETKKQLEAQKTCQEEKLLKKQLEEALQEQKKVIEELALSRQGFEEILLAKNKELEVTKEEKEKARAQKEEVVTQVTEVLENELQCIICSELFIEAVILNCAHSFCLHCISEWRKRKDECPICRQVIQSQTRCLALDNCITSMVDNLSLDMKARRQTLITQRKAASPAVVMVIHDDDSSVSSDSEGSLLSMDSSLSSVVSVDTDSSINSDSIPFNDSFFHSSYSDESVESVDSED; encoded by the exons ATGGACTCCGTAACTTCTTCTGCAGCTGAGGAGGACGAATGTGCCAATACGGAGGCTTGGTGTTTAATGCGAGTCGGGAGAAATTCAGACTGGCTTCTCTTGCTCGACAACACAGAG ATCACGATTGGACGTGGTTTAGATGTCACTTATCAGCTCTTGTCTCCAAGTTGTCCTTTAATGATCTCCAGGCTGCACTGTGTTTTCAAACAAATGGAAGATGGGCAGTGGACAGTGACAGACAGGAAG AGTCTTAATGGTGTGTCGGTGAATGGAAAGCGCATACCCGCTGAGGCAGTCCATCGCCTCAGGCTCGGGGACTCGGTGCAGCTTGGGGTCCCCATAATCGGAACCAAAGTGGAGTATGAGTACCTCCTTGTTCAGCGTCCCCTTAAAGACATTAAACCTTTCCTAGCCAAGGTGCACAGCAGTGATGCCAAAACAGCCCTCATATCCAAGAAGACCAAGAGGAAATTCAACATGGATGAAGTTGAGCCGTCAACCTCATCGAAGCCCAAGCTGTATCGCTGCTCATCCTCAGACAAGTCTTTTGCACAGCCTTGCCCTCCAGTCCAACACCAACAGAGGCCCAGTACCAGCCAGCCAGAGGAAACTGGATCCAGCGCAGAAGTCCAAGCAGCAGACCCGCCTTCACATAGCCTCAGCTGTCCCAGTGACCTGGACAATTTGCAGAT GTACAGCCAGAACATCCTGATGCTGCGGGAGCGGGTCGACGACACACGGCGGCGGGTGGAGTCCCTGGAGGGACAGCCGCAGCAGGGCGACCCGCTGAAGGTGGAGCAGGTCAGGGAGCTGCAGAGCCAGCTGGAGACACTCAGGGCCAAGATGCACAGGATGGAAACGTTAGAGAGGTCCTTCAGTGAAACAAAGAAGCAGCTAGAG GCACAGAAAACATGCCAGGAAGAGAAGCTTTTGAAGAAGCAGCTGGAAGAGGCCTTGCAGGAG CAAAAGAAAGTAATAGAAGAGCTCGCCCTTTCTCGGCAAGGCTTTGAAGAGATTCTCTTGGCCAAAAACAAAGAGCTGGAAGTAACCAAG gaagagaaggagaaggcaAGAGCCCAGAAAGAAGAAGTAGTCACCCAAGTGACGGAGGTGTTGGAGAATGAACTTCAGTGCATCATTTGCTCTGAACTTTTCATTGAA GCAGTCATCCTGAACTGCGCTCACAGCTTCTGCTTGCACTGCATCAGTGAGTGGCGTAAAAGGAAAGACGAATGCCCCATCTGCCGACAGGTCATTCAGTCTCAGACCCGCTGCCTGGCTTTGGACAACTGCATCACCAGCATGGTAGACAACCTGAGCCTGGATATGAAGGCCAGGCGACAGACACTCATCACTCAGAGGAAAG CTGCCAGCCCCGCAGTGGTGATGGTGATTCATGATGACGACAGTAGCGTGAGCAGCGACAGTGAAGGGAGCTTGTTGTCCATGGATAGTAGCCTCAGCTCTGTGGTCTCTGTggacacagacagcagcattAACTCGGACTCCATCCCATTCAACGATAGTTTTTTCCACAGTAGTTACTCGGATGAAAGCGTTGAAAGTGTTGACTCTGAAgattag
- the rnf8 gene encoding E3 ubiquitin-protein ligase rnf8 isoform X2 — translation MDSVTSSAAEEDECANTEAWCLMRVGRNSDWLLLLDNTEITIGRGLDVTYQLLSPSCPLMISRLHCVFKQMEDGQWTVTDRKSLNGVSVNGKRIPAEAVHRLRLGDSVQLGVPIIGTKVEYEYLLVQRPLKDIKPFLAKVHSSDAKTALISKKTKRKFNMDEVEPSTSSKPKLYRCSSSDKSFAQPCPPVQHQQRPSTSQPEETGSSAEVQAADPPSHSLSCPSDLDNLQMYSQNILMLRERVDDTRRRVESLEGQPQQGDPLKVEQVRELQSQLETLRAKMHRMETLERSFSETKKQLEAQKTCQEEKLLKKQLEEALQEQKKVIEELALSRQGFEEILLAKNKELEVTKEEKEKARAQKEEVVTQVTEVLENELQCIICSELFIEAVILNCAHSFCLHCISEWRKRKDECPICRQVIQSQTRCLALDNCITSMVDNLSLDMKARRQTLITQRKGESCQPRSGDGDS, via the exons ATGGACTCCGTAACTTCTTCTGCAGCTGAGGAGGACGAATGTGCCAATACGGAGGCTTGGTGTTTAATGCGAGTCGGGAGAAATTCAGACTGGCTTCTCTTGCTCGACAACACAGAG ATCACGATTGGACGTGGTTTAGATGTCACTTATCAGCTCTTGTCTCCAAGTTGTCCTTTAATGATCTCCAGGCTGCACTGTGTTTTCAAACAAATGGAAGATGGGCAGTGGACAGTGACAGACAGGAAG AGTCTTAATGGTGTGTCGGTGAATGGAAAGCGCATACCCGCTGAGGCAGTCCATCGCCTCAGGCTCGGGGACTCGGTGCAGCTTGGGGTCCCCATAATCGGAACCAAAGTGGAGTATGAGTACCTCCTTGTTCAGCGTCCCCTTAAAGACATTAAACCTTTCCTAGCCAAGGTGCACAGCAGTGATGCCAAAACAGCCCTCATATCCAAGAAGACCAAGAGGAAATTCAACATGGATGAAGTTGAGCCGTCAACCTCATCGAAGCCCAAGCTGTATCGCTGCTCATCCTCAGACAAGTCTTTTGCACAGCCTTGCCCTCCAGTCCAACACCAACAGAGGCCCAGTACCAGCCAGCCAGAGGAAACTGGATCCAGCGCAGAAGTCCAAGCAGCAGACCCGCCTTCACATAGCCTCAGCTGTCCCAGTGACCTGGACAATTTGCAGAT GTACAGCCAGAACATCCTGATGCTGCGGGAGCGGGTCGACGACACACGGCGGCGGGTGGAGTCCCTGGAGGGACAGCCGCAGCAGGGCGACCCGCTGAAGGTGGAGCAGGTCAGGGAGCTGCAGAGCCAGCTGGAGACACTCAGGGCCAAGATGCACAGGATGGAAACGTTAGAGAGGTCCTTCAGTGAAACAAAGAAGCAGCTAGAG GCACAGAAAACATGCCAGGAAGAGAAGCTTTTGAAGAAGCAGCTGGAAGAGGCCTTGCAGGAG CAAAAGAAAGTAATAGAAGAGCTCGCCCTTTCTCGGCAAGGCTTTGAAGAGATTCTCTTGGCCAAAAACAAAGAGCTGGAAGTAACCAAG gaagagaaggagaaggcaAGAGCCCAGAAAGAAGAAGTAGTCACCCAAGTGACGGAGGTGTTGGAGAATGAACTTCAGTGCATCATTTGCTCTGAACTTTTCATTGAA GCAGTCATCCTGAACTGCGCTCACAGCTTCTGCTTGCACTGCATCAGTGAGTGGCGTAAAAGGAAAGACGAATGCCCCATCTGCCGACAGGTCATTCAGTCTCAGACCCGCTGCCTGGCTTTGGACAACTGCATCACCAGCATGGTAGACAACCTGAGCCTGGATATGAAGGCCAGGCGACAGACACTCATCACTCAGAGGAAAGGTGAGAG CTGCCAGCCCCGCAGTGGTGATGGTGATTCATGA